Proteins co-encoded in one Streptomyces sp. JH34 genomic window:
- a CDS encoding DUF3107 domain-containing protein: MEVKIGVQHTPREIVLESGLSAEEVESAVSEALNGKAQLLSLTDDKGRKVLVPADRIAYVEIGEPSARRVGFGAL; encoded by the coding sequence GTGGAGGTCAAGATCGGGGTGCAGCACACGCCCCGCGAGATCGTTCTGGAGAGCGGGCTTTCCGCCGAAGAGGTCGAGAGCGCGGTCAGCGAGGCGCTCAACGGCAAGGCGCAGCTGCTCAGCCTCACGGACGACAAGGGCCGCAAGGTCCTGGTGCCGGCCGACCGGATCGCCTACGTGGAGATCGGCGAGCCCAGCGCCCGGCGGGTCGGATTCGGCGCGCTGTAG